A genomic region of Alligator mississippiensis isolate rAllMis1 chromosome 6, rAllMis1, whole genome shotgun sequence contains the following coding sequences:
- the ZMPSTE24 gene encoding CAAX prenyl protease 1 homolog, whose amino-acid sequence MALPLPGELWAELPVEKRIFCSVLLFSWAVYLWEAFLAHRQRRVYRTTTHVPWELGQIMDSETFEKSRLYQLDKSTFSFWSGLYSEVEGTLILLCGGIPFLWNVSEKISGRAGFGPEYEIVQSLVFLLLATLFSAVTGLPWSLYNTFVIEEKHGFNQQTLGFFFKDAIKKFVVTQCILLPVTSLLLYIIKIGGDYFFIYAWLFTLVVSLVLVTIYADYIAPLFDKFIPLPEGELKQEIEVMAKSIDFPLTKVYVVEGSKRSSHSNAYFYGFFKNKRIVLFDTLLEDYSALNKEPSEGSEEAEDEEAKSKVKNKKQGCKNEEVLAVLGHELGHWKLGHTIKNIVISQMNSFLCFFLFAVLIGRKELFAAFGFYETQPTLIGLMIIFQFIFSPYNEVLSFCLTVLSRRFEFQADAFAKELGKAEDLYSALIKLNKDNLGFPVSDWIFSMWHYSHPPLLERLQALKDSKQD is encoded by the exons AGGAGAGTGTACAGAACAACAACCCACGTACCATGGGAATTAGGACAGATTATGGATTCGGAAACATTTGAGAAATCTCGTCTGTATCAATTGGATAAAAGTACTTTTAGTTTTTGGTCAGGCCTGTATTCAGAGGTGGAAGGCACT TTGATTCTCCTCTGTGGAGGAATTCCTTTCCTTTGGAACGTGTCTGAAAAAATCTCTGGTCGTGCTGGGTTTGGACCTGAATATGAg ATTGTTCAGTCATTGGTGTTTTTGCTGCTTGCTACGCTCTTCAGTGCAGTGACGGGCCTACCATGGAGTCTGTATAATACATTTGTTATAGAGGAGAAACATGGCTTCAATCAGCAG acactgggatttttttttaaggatgccATCAAGAAGTTTGTTGTGACACAGTGTATTCTATTACCGGTGACATCTCTTCTGCTTTACATTATTAAAATAGGGGGAGACTACTTCTTCATTTATGCCTGGCTTTTCACATTGGTTGTTTCTTTG GTCCTTGTTACAATCTATGCGGACTACATTGCCCCTTTGTTTGATAAATTCATTCCACTTCCTGAGGGAGAACTCAAACAAGAAATTGAGGTCATGGCAAAGAGTATTGACTTCCCTTTGACTAAGGTCTATGTTGTAGAAG GGTCCAAGCGCTCTTCCCATAGCAATGCTTATTTTTATGGCTTCTTCAAGAATAAGCGGATAGTGCTGTTTGACACCCTCCTAGAAGATTACTCTGCACTGAACAAAGAACCATCAGAAGGAAGTGAAGAAGCTGAAGATGAAGAGGCAAAGTCCAAAGTTAAA AATAAGAAGCAAGGTTGTAAAAATGAAGAGGTTTTGGCTGTGCTTGGCCATGAACTGGGTCACTGGAAGCTAGGTCACACCATCAAAAATATTGTCATCAGCCAG ATGAACTCGTTTCTCTGTTTCTTCTTGTTTGCTGTATTAATTGGACGGAAGGAACTCTTTGCTGCATTTGGTTTCTATGAGACCCAGCCTACCCTGATCGGCTTGATGATAATCTTCCAGTTCATTTTTTCACCTTATAATGAG GTTCTCTCCTTCTGTTTGACTGTACTAAGCCGCCGATTTGAATTTCAAGCTGATGCATTTGCCAAGGAGCTTGGGAAGGCTGAAGACCTGTATTCTGCTTTGATCAAACTGAACAAAGATAATTTGGGATTCCCTGTTTCTGACTGGATATTTTCAATGTGGCATTATTCCCATCCTCCTCTGTTAGAAAGACTTCAAGCCTTGAAGGACTCAAAGCAAGACTGA